The DNA segment GATTTGCTGGCAAGTGACCTCGGCACTTTTCGCAGCAAAACTCAGCATTTTTCACCTGCAAAAAACATACAGCAAATAAGCCCAGAAGCAGATAACGTAAGCTTAGAACGATCTTTAAATTCAAGTTTTTGAAGTTCTTCAAAGGAAAATAGACTTTCTTATAGAATATATCTTTCCTGTAGAATATATATAGTGACCTCCCCCCCCTTGGGTTTTCTTGTTTCGTCACTTGAAAACATCTCCAAGTAGGGGGGAAGTCCTTTTTTTATGTTTCCGTCCTGTTCTCATGCTTTTAGCTTTGTGAGAATGTCCTCCATCCTCTTTAACTTCCGGTAGACAACCGAGCGATCAATCCCCAGCTGTCTGGCGGTTTCGGCGCTGTTGCCGCCACAGACCTGAAGCATTTGCTGAATATAGCGGCCTTCGGTCAAGGCGGTATATTCTTTGAGCCCGTTCAGTCGGCTGCGGTTAGCTTGAATGAAGTGATCCAGAGTGAACCAATCTGTAACCTGCTCCACTTGCTGCTGCTGGCAAAGTCCCGTCTGATCGATCACGATCAGTCGCTCTATATAATTGCGAAGCTCGCGCGCATTTCCGTGCCATGGTTTGGCCAGCATCTTTTGAAATTCCTCTGCCGGCAGCACATACTTTTTATCATATATCTTGTTGAAATGAGCAATAAAACTGGATATCAGACCGACTAGATCCAATTTCCGACTGCGCAGCGGCGGAATGTGGATTGGAATGACGTTGATACGATAGTATAAGTCCTCACGGAACAAATCTTTCTTGACCATACTCCATAAGTCACGATTGGTGGCAAAGATCATCCGACATTGAATGGGAATCAGTTCTGTGCTCCCCACACGCCGAAATTCATTACGTTCCAGTACATCGAGCAGTTTGGCCTGTATGTCTAACGGGAGTTCAGCGACCTCATCAAAAAATAAAACCCCTCCATTGGCTACCTCGAACAAACCTTGTTTTTCATTCAATAAGCCCGGCATAGCGCCCTTAACATAGCCAAATAGCTCATATTCAAATAGTGAGGCTGGAATGGCGGCACTATTAACCGGGATGAATGGGCCGTTCCATTTCGTGCTTTGGCGGTGAATATATTTGGCAATCACTGACTTTCCTGTCCCGGATTCACCCAGAATCAGCACTTTGCTGTCGTAGGAAGCAATCTGGTCACATACTTGAATAATTTGCTTCATCGCTAGGCTTTCGGCGACGACACCGTTGTTTTTAAATACGGAGCCAGTAGTGGCTGATCGTTTACTGTTCTCATGTGCTGGCGGAAGCGTGGAGTTAGTTATGATTGAGGAGCCCCCTCTATATCCGCTGGAGCTTGTAACGACCAACTGCACCTCGCCTGTGTTATCAAGGATGGGCACAGCCGTGGATTTGACTTTAAAGCCCTGTATTGTATTGACGTACTGGGTCACCTTTTGCTTGGATTGAATCGCTTTCATGGTTATAGACTCGCTGTAATAACCTCCTTTCACAAGATCCTGCACATTGTAGCGAAGCAATTCCTCAAGCGGAATGCCGATCGTTAAGGCGGTGAATTCATTAGAGATCAGGATATTGCCTCGGGCGTCTGTGACGAACAGGGTGGCAGGGGATTGGTTGCTACCATCAGCGGTCGGTTTATCAGTTTGATTAAACATCATCGATCAACTCACTTTTAGGATATCGAAGTTCTGCTGGGATGCTTCTCTTCATTATATGGAAAGAACAAAAGTTGTCATTATCATTTCACACTCTTAGCTCAAATTGTAACTCAAGACCATGCGGAAAAGCCGGGCCATCTCCTGTACTTAAGGATTCGGTCCGGCCTTTTGGCTGCCTAAATGCTATTCTATATCGGCGTTACTTGTTCACCGATGATTTGAGTTTGGCCAAGTCGGTTCATCAGCGCTTGCGCTTCATTGAACATGCCGGTGATCATCTGTTCAACCGTTGTAATCTCGTTGCACAGTCCGCATATTTGACCCGCCATGACGGAACCCCGATCCGTGTCTCCTTCAAATACTGCTTTGCGCAGGGAGCCAAGGCTGATTTTCTCCAGTTCCTCACGTGAAGCGTGCTCTTGCTCAAGCTTCAGATATTCAGCAATCATACTGTTCTTGATGCTGCGTACGGGTCCCCCGATGCTGCGTCCGGTAACGGTGGTGCTGGTATCATCGGCATCGATGACGGCTTGTTTGAAGTTGTCATGGGTTGGACATTCAACGGTGGTCAGGAAGCGTGTACCGACCTGGACACCCAGTGCCCCCAATGCGAAGACCGCTGCGATCCCGCGTCCATCGGCAATGCCGCCTGCGGCAATGACAGGAATGGATACGTTGCTAACGACCTGAGGAACCAGAGCCATAGTCGTCGTCTCGCCGACATGTCCGCCAGCTTCAGTGCCTTCAGCTACGACGGCATTCACGCCGAGCGCCTCCATTTTTTTGGCGATCTTGACGGAAGGAATAACGGCGATGACGATGATGCCATGCTCTTTGAAGATTGGCATATACGGAGCGGGTGTACCTGCACCAGTCGTAACGATCTTGACATTTTCCTCGACGATGACCTGAATCAGCTCAGGAATATTGGGCATCATCAGCATCAAATTCACGGCAAACGGCTTGCTGGTAGCTGCACGAACCTTGTGAATTTCCTCACGAAGTTCTTCAGCCGACATACCGCCTGAGCCGATAATTCCGAGTCCGCCAGCATTGGATACGGCACTTACGAGTGGTTCGCGGGCAATCTGGGCCATAGCGCCTTGGAAGATAGGATACTTAATACCAAGCAGTTCTGTAATTGTCATTTTTAATTCCTCCAGATCATATTTTCTGTAACAGCGTGCGGCAGCTTGGGTCAAGCTGTTTCAACAGTATTCGGTGCTGTTTTCTTGCTGTTCTCCAGAGCTTTGTACAAGAAGGTCAGTGCGAAACCAACCAGGGCAATCGCGAGTGCAATGTAGAAAGCGTTGGTGAACATGCCGTTATTGGCTGCGGCCACCGAGTTGGCGATACGCGGCCCGAAGAATGCAGCGCCGGAGTAACCGATGAAGGTCACGCCGTAATTGACACCATAGTATTTCATCCCGAATTTCTGTCCAACGATAGAAGGGAAAACGCCCATCGTACCGCCGAAGCATAGACCAATGCCAATAATGGCTACGGCAAATCCAACGGTAGAACTGGATAACGCCAGCGTCAGCATCATGCCAGCAATAACAAGATAGATCATCATCAGACAGCGAAGCTGGCCGATTCGATCGGATATGGCACCCCAGAAGATGCGTCCTAGACAATTGCTAAGCGAATATAGACTTACGAATAGAGCAGCTACACTGGCCGATAGGCCGAACATCGTCTGGCCAATAACGGAAGCGTTGGAAGTAACCATCATGCCAGACAAGGCGCCGATCAGGAACAGGCAGGCGATTACGTAGAACAGCGGCTGTTTGATCATCTGCCGCCAATTCAGATTCACGGCACCTGGACGGGGTCCTGACGTCTGCGGCGGTGTCCAGCCAGCAGGCATATACCCCGTCGGGCAGGCTTGAGTCAGCAGCCCGCAAGTCATAATGATGATCAGGAAGACAGTGCCGAGAATCATCATAGTTGTCTGAACCCCGGAGCCGGTAATCAGGGCGTTCGCCAGCGGAGCGACAATAATAGTACCGCCGCCGTAGCCTGCGGTGACGATCCCGGCTGCGAGTCCGCGCTTATCCGGAAAGAGCTTGATCGTATTGCCGATCGTAGCGGAATAGACGATCCCCTGTCCGAGACCGGCAATGACACCGTAGGTCAGATTAAGCATCCAGGAGGCGGTCGCAAGCCCGGATAAAATAAAGCCGAGACCAAACATCGCCCCGCCAAGGAAGATGGCGGCTCTGGCACCGCCCCGGTCTACGAACTTTCCGCCGAGAATCATCGGAATTGGTGAAATAGCGGCATTTATCGTGAAGGCCATCATAATCTCCGGCATGCTTGCATCAAACACTTTACTCAGGGGAAGTGCAAAAATACTGAAAGCATAAATGGAGCCAACGCAAATATTGATGAAGGTCGCAGCGATCAGAATTCGCCAGCGATTCAATTGTATATTTTTCATATCGTTTTGGTCCTTTCTGTTGGAGGATCAGTGAAACGGGATGAAGTATTGCTTCGCCCGCAGTTGGATGGTTCATGGCTGCCTTTAGACAGCGCTGGCATGTTCTAATCTGCGCTAATGGTAGTCACAGCATATCTCCTCGTCTCGTTTGCTCATCGTGTCTTGGCTGTAATTACTTCGCGCAGCTTACCCCATTGTTCACGGAACATCCCTGCATCCATTTCCTTAAGCTCCGGCGAGATGACAGGCATGAATTCCATTTGGTCGAGAATCTGGGTTTGCAAATCAATGCCGGGTGCGATTTCAGTCAGTGTCATTTTGCCGTTTTGCAGTTCAAATACAGCACGTTCCGTCACATAGACAACCCGTTGTTTGATCTTGGTCGCGTAGGAGCCGCTGAAAGTGATTTGCTGTACTTGTTTCAGGAATTTCTTCGCTTTACCTTCCTGCACGATGCGCAGTTTGCCGTTATCTACAGCAATTTGCAGACCACCTGCTGTGAAGGTTCCGGCGAAGACCAGCTTTTTAGCCGATTGGGAGATGTTAATAAATCCGCCGCAGCCCGCTACCCGAGTACCGAATTTGCTGACATTGACGTTGCCGGATTCATCGGTCTGAGCTAGTCCCAGCACGGATAGATCAATTCCGCCACCGTCGTAAAAGTCAAACTGAGACACATGATCCACGATAGCTTCGGAGTTGTAAGCATGACCGAAATCCTTAATGCCTGCTGGTACGCCGCCGACCGAGCCTGCTTCAGTCGTCAGAATCAGCTGATCGCTGACGCCCTCCTCGGCGGCAACCGTAGCTACACAGACCGGAATGCCAACGCCAAGGTTAAGCACGGTATTTGGCACTAGCTCAGCTGCTGAACGGCGGGAAATGATTTTTCGTTCGTCGAGCGGGATGACTTCCATCGCTTCCACTGGAACCTTCACATGTCCGGCGAAGGCTGGGTTGTACTGTGTATTTTCGGTCTGGAAATGATTTTGCGGCTCGGAGATGATCAGGTGATCGATCAATATGCCTGGCACTTTGACATCCTTTGGATGCAGTGTACCGTTCTTGGCGATGGTCTCTACCTGAGCGATCACGATTCCGCCGGAATTGCGTACGGCCTGGGCAATCTGCAGTACCTCCATATGCAGGCCTTCCTTTTCTAGCGTCATATTTCCGTTCTCGTCGGCAACCGTTCCGCGAATCAATGCAACCTGAATCGGAAAGCTTTTATAGAACAGCCATTCTTCACCCTCCAACTCGATCAGCTTGACGATATCCTCCGTTGTAGAGGCTGACATTTTTCCGCCTTCAATCCGCGGATCTACGAAGGTCTCCATCCCTACCTTGGTAATGACACCAGGTCGCTTTGCAGCGATTTCACGGAACAACTGCGCAATTACGCCCTGCGGCAAATTGTAGGCCTCACATTTATTTTCTTCGATTAACTTTGCCATAGCTGGGGAAGCAATCGCTATTCCGCCGATCCACCGTTTCACGAGGCCTTCATGACCGAGATGGCTCATCCCCTTAGTCCGGCGATCACCAACAGC comes from the Paenibacillus lentus genome and includes:
- a CDS encoding sigma-54 interaction domain-containing protein — encoded protein: MMFNQTDKPTADGSNQSPATLFVTDARGNILISNEFTALTIGIPLEELLRYNVQDLVKGGYYSESITMKAIQSKQKVTQYVNTIQGFKVKSTAVPILDNTGEVQLVVTSSSGYRGGSSIITNSTLPPAHENSKRSATTGSVFKNNGVVAESLAMKQIIQVCDQIASYDSKVLILGESGTGKSVIAKYIHRQSTKWNGPFIPVNSAAIPASLFEYELFGYVKGAMPGLLNEKQGLFEVANGGVLFFDEVAELPLDIQAKLLDVLERNEFRRVGSTELIPIQCRMIFATNRDLWSMVKKDLFREDLYYRINVIPIHIPPLRSRKLDLVGLISSFIAHFNKIYDKKYVLPAEEFQKMLAKPWHGNARELRNYIERLIVIDQTGLCQQQQVEQVTDWFTLDHFIQANRSRLNGLKEYTALTEGRYIQQMLQVCGGNSAETARQLGIDRSVVYRKLKRMEDILTKLKA
- a CDS encoding nitronate monooxygenase; amino-acid sequence: MTITELLGIKYPIFQGAMAQIAREPLVSAVSNAGGLGIIGSGGMSAEELREEIHKVRAATSKPFAVNLMLMMPNIPELIQVIVEENVKIVTTGAGTPAPYMPIFKEHGIIVIAVIPSVKIAKKMEALGVNAVVAEGTEAGGHVGETTTMALVPQVVSNVSIPVIAAGGIADGRGIAAVFALGALGVQVGTRFLTTVECPTHDNFKQAVIDADDTSTTVTGRSIGGPVRSIKNSMIAEYLKLEQEHASREELEKISLGSLRKAVFEGDTDRGSVMAGQICGLCNEITTVEQMITGMFNEAQALMNRLGQTQIIGEQVTPI
- a CDS encoding L-lactate MFS transporter — translated: MKNIQLNRWRILIAATFINICVGSIYAFSIFALPLSKVFDASMPEIMMAFTINAAISPIPMILGGKFVDRGGARAAIFLGGAMFGLGFILSGLATASWMLNLTYGVIAGLGQGIVYSATIGNTIKLFPDKRGLAAGIVTAGYGGGTIIVAPLANALITGSGVQTTMMILGTVFLIIIMTCGLLTQACPTGYMPAGWTPPQTSGPRPGAVNLNWRQMIKQPLFYVIACLFLIGALSGMMVTSNASVIGQTMFGLSASVAALFVSLYSLSNCLGRIFWGAISDRIGQLRCLMMIYLVIAGMMLTLALSSSTVGFAVAIIGIGLCFGGTMGVFPSIVGQKFGMKYYGVNYGVTFIGYSGAAFFGPRIANSVAAANNGMFTNAFYIALAIALVGFALTFLYKALENSKKTAPNTVETA
- a CDS encoding acyl CoA:acetate/3-ketoacid CoA transferase — encoded protein: MSKIISASEAAALIPDGATIAASGFGLSCWAEEMGIAIEERFLQSGHPRNLTVVHASAVGDRRTKGMSHLGHEGLVKRWIGGIAIASPAMAKLIEENKCEAYNLPQGVIAQLFREIAAKRPGVITKVGMETFVDPRIEGGKMSASTTEDIVKLIELEGEEWLFYKSFPIQVALIRGTVADENGNMTLEKEGLHMEVLQIAQAVRNSGGIVIAQVETIAKNGTLHPKDVKVPGILIDHLIISEPQNHFQTENTQYNPAFAGHVKVPVEAMEVIPLDERKIISRRSAAELVPNTVLNLGVGIPVCVATVAAEEGVSDQLILTTEAGSVGGVPAGIKDFGHAYNSEAIVDHVSQFDFYDGGGIDLSVLGLAQTDESGNVNVSKFGTRVAGCGGFINISQSAKKLVFAGTFTAGGLQIAVDNGKLRIVQEGKAKKFLKQVQQITFSGSYATKIKQRVVYVTERAVFELQNGKMTLTEIAPGIDLQTQILDQMEFMPVISPELKEMDAGMFREQWGKLREVITAKTR